GCCCGATCCTTATCCTGTCCGGCAATCACGGTACCATTCTCGAACACCGAGTGCTACCTCCATGGCCAGCCAAGCCGATCAGTTTGGCAGTCGGGCACGCCCAACATTGCCGTCTGCTAATCATAGCGTTACTGGCAAACGAAGTATGAAATTCACGAATAATACCTATAGTAACAGTCTGGATGGAGACGCTGGCGATGAAGGACCCAGCAATGCACGGCACGATGGCCCTGCTTCTCACACACGCCACCATCACATCGGACGGTATGGACGCAACAACTTGTATCCGTCCATCTTTGACAGCGACTCGCCGTTCCCTCAGTCACATTCGTATATCAAGTCTCCTCGACACTTTGTTGGAAGCGGGTATCGACAGTCAAGACAACCCGGGTCTCGTGGAGTGCCAAACTATCGCACCATGGGTCATTCCAAAAAGGCAGGAGATATGTATGGCTACGACTATGATGCAGAGGGGGCAGATGATGAGCGTACGCCGTTGGTCGGCTCACCGCGCATGCCGCGAAGTCGCCACGGCGGTCGACGGCCTAACAGTGCTAGTGTCCGTCAAATGGAATACATGCACCGCCGGCGTGGCTATATGTCACGATATGGACTCTGTGCCGCCGTTTTCCTATTACTCTTTCTGATTATCGGAGGTGCCACTTCGTTCATTGTTGCAATCACCAAACCACTACGGGAAGTCCACGTCGCTGCCATTCAAAATGTGTTGGCTTCCGAACAGGAGCTCATGTTGGATCTCAACGTGCGAGCTACCAATCCCAACCTGTTTCCGGTGGTTGTTGACGATATGGATGTCAACATTTTCGCCAAGAGTCGATTTGTCGGGACAGACAAGTTCTGGCGTGAACATGGCTCTGAGCTCGACGACTTTCCTCCTGTTGAACCTAGGAGTTCGGAAGACCCGTCAGACCAGCTGGTGCACGTTACTGACGGGGTCGACCACGGTACCGATCCCATTCCCAACGATCCTGTTGGAGATCCACAGACAATGCTCCTTGGCCGTGTATTCCGCTTCGATTCCTCTCTTGCCTTCGAGCCCTCACCATGGAACTACATGGCATCATCTTCCAAAGGACAAATTCGTCTCCCGCGTCCAGGAAACAAGACAGAAGAAGGTGGCACTGAACGATGGGAGCGAGTTTTACAGCACCCATTTGACCTGATTGTTCGCGGTGTTATCAAATATCAACTACCTCTGAGTTCACGGTTCCTTTCTGCGTCGGTCAGCTCGAGTGTCAAGGTGACCCCGGATAAGGGTGATAATAATGGTGGTGGCCAtaatggtgatgatgactcTGAGCATGACCCTGAACATCCCCCGAGCAACGACACGGTCAAAATCACCTCTCGGAGACTACCTCGTCGATATACATTTTCGGAGAGGAAAGACACGATTAATATATTTGAACGACCCTTTACGGCCTGATTGATACGATAGCGACAACTTTGATctcttttttgctttctcttccctgTATATCCTTATTGTACTGGCTCGTCTATACATTCGATTCATTCGAACTATTTTCCTTTCCCTGGTTCTGGCAATTAGGCGAAGAGGCCATGCTAGTGACCTTTGTCATACCACTTTTAACTTctatcttcttttcttctgtatATTTCCTGGTGTTGTGATCTTTCGCTACAATGGAGTTTAGAAGCCTCCCTGTCTTACGGAGTACTACTGTCTTACCATGATATCCCATACAGTCTGGTCTGTCATTTGAGGACTTTTATTTCTTTCGTTCAATATTATTGCTTTCTTACCTTTAATGTGGTGCTGAACGTGTGGCATAAAAGCATTGAGACCTGGATGGATTCTTATGCATGAGGATGGCATCTTTTCCTCCTGCTTTAGGGGAGAATTACGTGGTTCTGTTCCTTAGAGACTGCCCCTGAGATATATTTGAAGATACTCAATTCGAGGTCTCGACCAAATGACTAAACAGATAGGACTAACGTAGtcggtaagcgagtcggccacgtaagcgagtcggccacctccgagctatgttGAGAAACAGACCTACTTTAAACTCCCCAAAAATGCATTTATATATAAAAACTAATTACTGCTGCGACTAGGACAATGAGTTCTTTTATGTCCCAAAACATTGCAATCAGAACACCGTGGTGGCGCCCGTACATGTGGTTGAGATGTAGATGGTGCGGTCTCCATCTGTATAGTATCTTCAGCTTCCTGGGCCTCATTCCTCCGCTGCATAAGGTCTATGCCTTCTTGGATAGACAGGCCACCTGTATGAGCTATCTGTCGCTTGGATCGCTTCTTTTGTTGCCGCTTTTTCTCATGTGCAGCTTGTAAATCCTGGa
This sequence is a window from Aspergillus chevalieri M1 DNA, chromosome 5, nearly complete sequence. Protein-coding genes within it:
- a CDS encoding putative phospholipid metabolism enzyme regulator (COG:S;~EggNog:ENOG410PFAC;~InterPro:IPR024260;~PFAM:PF12751;~TransMembrane:1 (i617-641o)), with translation MAEPERSPYRNGIVSSGSRLPKEEDEAAAGDMIEVPQSTAIKSQAKSPLLSQTSKISSATTTPGVSAPPSTDTSTFSSREPSPVRTSLRAGTSNSISQLPPSSPRKNSQDRSPPRSTPDQNPGPASSTVQQTSSQAGKPPLLSPPSGTESATNASSRDKSNMPVWATSRRPDQESTQPNTSSKRSSVPSPDDLTAKGDRSMPRTVSRGLNGSSSALETVQEMTSDHSSPSNGTILNQPLTEEPHLEKIDEDATPKANKQGVESGSESGGNKSSEPMDEKRRKSSTGAKGTGTIIPKRSTTSLSGNGARGKPTDGSVRNMIVETETVSSIPQVSLSAATGDRGHTGRVDPGTLRMKPSTETIRPKKEKKKARKPAPLPSGAASSKADIFEAKVASAVDEADVSDSDETFVYESNPPDPYPVRQSRYHSRTPSATSMASQADQFGSRARPTLPSANHSVTGKRSMKFTNNTYSNSLDGDAGDEGPSNARHDGPASHTRHHHIGRYGRNNLYPSIFDSDSPFPQSHSYIKSPRHFVGSGYRQSRQPGSRGVPNYRTMGHSKKAGDMYGYDYDAEGADDERTPLVGSPRMPRSRHGGRRPNSASVRQMEYMHRRRGYMSRYGLCAAVFLLLFLIIGGATSFIVAITKPLREVHVAAIQNVLASEQELMLDLNVRATNPNLFPVVVDDMDVNIFAKSRFVGTDKFWREHGSELDDFPPVEPRSSEDPSDQLVHVTDGVDHGTDPIPNDPVGDPQTMLLGRVFRFDSSLAFEPSPWNYMASSSKGQIRLPRPGNKTEEGGTERWERVLQHPFDLIVRGVIKYQLPLSSRFLSASVSSSVKVTPDKGDNNGGGHNGDDDSEHDPEHPPSNDTVKITSRRLPRRYTFSERKDTINIFERPFTA